TTTCCTCTTCCGGCATATCCGCATGTGTCTGCGTGGTAGGATACGTAATAAAACTTTCCACACCGCCTAAGCTTTCAGCAAATACAATGATATCCAGATTAGCTAAAAAAGACTTTACCAGATTGGCGTCTTCTAAGCAAAAGGAAAGCATACCGCCCCTATTAGGGTAAAAAACTTGGCTGACTGCCGGGTGTTCTTCTAAATATGCTGCCAGCTGCTTCGCATTTTCTTCATGACGCTGCATACGGAGTGCAAGTGTTTTTAAGCCGCGGACAAGGAGCCAGCTGTCTGAAGGAGATAACGTAGCACCGGAAGCGTTATGCATTTCAAATATTTTCTCGGATAATTCCGGCGTTTTTGTCACTACAAGACCCGCCAGTACATCGTTATGACCTCCGATATATTTAGTTGCGCTGTGTACGACAATATCTGCTCCAAGTGTAAGAGGTTGTTGTAAGTACGGTGTTAAGAACGTATTATCCACAATAAGCAGCAAGTTATATTTTTTTGCCAGCTCTGCATATTTTTCAATATCTACCTCTTGAAGTAACGGGTTTGTAGGTGTTTCCAAGAAGATAGCTTTTGTATTTTCGTTAATACATCGTTCCGTTTCCAATACATCCTGACATTCATCATACGTTACAGAAACATGATATGCTCTTTCATAATGGTCAAAAATACGATACGTTCCTCCATAGATATCTTTTGTCGCAATAAGATGGTCACCTACTTGGAATAAAGAAGAAAGGATTAATTGAATGGCGGCCATCCCGGAACTGCAGGCGAAAGCGGCGTCTCCTTCTTCTAATTTCGCAAATCCATCTTCCAGTACGGATCTGGTCGGGTTTTTCGTGCGGGTATAATCAAAACCGGTGGAGTGACCAATCTCTTGATGCTGATAAGCTGTTGACAAATGGATTGGCAGGTTTATCGCCCCTGTTCGTTTGTCCGTTTTGTTTCCTAATTGTACCAATGCAGTTTCTAATTTCTTCATTATTTTTCCTCCTCCATAAGAAAAGCTTGCATGAGAATTTGCTATTCCCTATGTATTTTCTGTTAAATCAATAAAAAACCCTTCTTATCCAGAGATAAGAAGGGTGTAATATCAAAATCATCCACATCTCTTATCTTTAAAGGGAAGCCCCCTTCTGGAATTAGCACCTTGCTATCATAAGCCGGTTGCTGAGACATCTGCGGGCCAGTCCCTCCGTCTCTCTGGATAAGAATTAACATATTTATAATTACGTTTACTTTACAAGAGAGAAGCAAAAAAATCAAGCTTTAAATTATTTTTTAATCAAACCGGAAAGCAGGCTACCATCATGTTGAGCAATGATTTGTATATAAAAAATCCGAAAAGTATTTGAAATGGGCTTTGATGAAGATTACAATGGATGTGACGAATTTATAGTTATACGTATATGTAATGGTTGAAATAGTAAAGTAAAACGCACGTGACAGAATAATAATCTTTTAAAAAAAGGAAGAAGATATATGCGCAGAAAAAAATTGTTACTGGTTAACATTTCTTTGTTAACAGGATGTATTGTCATTATTGGTATGGGTATTTATAAAGACAATCATTCTGTGGAATATTCCATGGAAGTAAATACAGAAGATACAGATGGCGGAGACGGGCAGAATGGAGAAAGTGTCGAGCTTTTCACTACTTCTTGGAATGACCGGTTATTAGGAGATAATGAACAAATTTATCAAACGGTTCAATTAGACAATCGTAATAGCTCGCAGCAAGAAGGCAATGAAGCAGAAGAAGCACAGACTGAGAACAATTCCCCGCAAGAGAGAGTAATCGAAACGGAAACAGAAACACATACGAATCAGAAACCAGAAACGCAGGAAAGAAATAATTCGGCTTCGGAGGAAACATCCGCTTACCAAATAACGAATAAAGACACCGATGAATCCGATGAAAATAAGCAACGTCAGACTTCTTATAGGGAAAGTTACGCTGCTAGTGAAGATGATGAACATACAGAGAGAAGAGAAAGTGAAACGAAACAGAATGATTCTAGACAAGAAACGGA
The nucleotide sequence above comes from Oceanobacillus timonensis. Encoded proteins:
- a CDS encoding methionine biosynthesis PLP-dependent protein, producing the protein MKKLETALVQLGNKTDKRTGAINLPIHLSTAYQHQEIGHSTGFDYTRTKNPTRSVLEDGFAKLEEGDAAFACSSGMAAIQLILSSLFQVGDHLIATKDIYGGTYRIFDHYERAYHVSVTYDECQDVLETERCINENTKAIFLETPTNPLLQEVDIEKYAELAKKYNLLLIVDNTFLTPYLQQPLTLGADIVVHSATKYIGGHNDVLAGLVVTKTPELSEKIFEMHNASGATLSPSDSWLLVRGLKTLALRMQRHEENAKQLAAYLEEHPAVSQVFYPNRGGMLSFCLEDANLVKSFLANLDIIVFAESLGGVESFITYPTTQTHADMPEEERIQRGIGDDLLRFSVGVEDVDDLKADIEQALQVISNV